One Triticum dicoccoides isolate Atlit2015 ecotype Zavitan chromosome 3B, WEW_v2.0, whole genome shotgun sequence genomic window, GGCAGTCGGCGGCTGAAGAAACACAGGGACCAGGGCTGGCGGGAGCGGCTGGGATCTGCGTTGATTGGGGCTGGGAAATCAGGGAGCTCAGGCCGACTGTTTAGCTGCAAGCGGGCAGGCCGTCTGGAAGCTTCAAGCGGGACGAGCGGGCCGACGAACAAAACCAGCAGTATCGGGACGAGCGGGCAGGCCGACTGGGAAGCGAGGCTGGCTGGGGATCGATCCAATCGATCCGATCGAAGACTCCATGAGATCGAGGGGGGCTTCGATCGGGAGCCGGACTAGATCGATACGGGAGACTCCTGCGATCGGGAGGCAGACCAGCGGGAACAGGAGATCGAGACCCGCGGCTTCGATCGACGGATCAATAGCACGAGTTGCAGCGTGCAAAAAattgacctagctctaataccatgttaggaatatgcaacttgtattctgATGAGGCCATAGGgcgatatatatacatgtacaggtgtggaacatatgcaggaaactccttatacaacgggataaataTAAAGGGatacatgacttatattataagTCTGACACCATTGATAGTAGAACGCAGTTGCCCGTCTATGAGCTCGGGCGGCCGACTCTGCAACAAGTACACATCGGTCACCGTAATGTCGCCATAATGGAATGAACCCTGCGGATTGGGGCGGGCGCCGCTGGCGGTAACATTCCACCTGAAACAAAACAACATCAGTAACATTCCAGATGAACACAAACCAGAATGTAGCATCAGTTACATTCCACCTACCTGAAACAAACAATTGTGTGCTTTACTTTTACAGCATCAGATATGAATATATCACAAACCAAAAATGTGGCGTGGAGGAAGCAGTAAGTACCTGATGGATCTGGCTTGGTTTATGGAGAATGCAGTGTCATACTGGTCGTCagggggaggagggagagggccaGAGGCCGGGCCCTGGGAGTTGGAGTAATGCAGAATGGCCACGCCAGTGAGCTTATTGACGGCGCCGGGGTCGGCGACGAAGCGGGCGCTGGCGACGACGTAGTAGTCGGTGCTGGCGTTCTGATCCATGGTGACCAGGAAGGAGTAGGACTGACCGACATGGATGTCCATGTTGCTGTAGTTCTGCTGCGAGGTGTAGGAGCCCTCGGTCTCCACGAGCAGCAGGCTGTGTCCCTGGATCCTGAAATTCAGGCTGGTGGAGACCCCCACGTTGTGCACCCGCAGCCTGTAGGTCCTCCCAGGCTCGACATTGATCCTCTCGTAGGTGATCGCCGGCGGCACGATGGAGTCGTTGTAGCGGTAGGGCCCCAGCCCGTTGACGAGCACGCCGTCGGGGGGCCCCAGGGGCGCGCCGGAGTCCAGGGACCTGCGGAGGTCCTTGTGGGACCTGACGTACCAGTCGCCGATGAAGAGCGTGAGGTCGCCGCCGTCCGGGAAGGGGAAGGGGATAGGGATGACGTCGCGGTTGTTGACGACGATGCCGCCGTACCCGCCGGCGGCGCGGTGGAGCGGCGCGGCGGAGGGGGAGTAGAAGAAGCTGCCGACCAGGTCCTTGACCTGGAAGCGGTAGGTCCAGTTCCAGCCGGCGGGGATGGGGCAGTTGGTGCCGGCGACGCCGTCCTGCCACGAGTTCTTGCGATGCTGGAGGCCGTGCCAGGTGAGGAGGAGCGGCTCGTCGAGGGCGTTGTGGACGTTCACCACCACGTTCCAGTTGGTGGTCACGTTCAGCGGCGGCCCCGGGAACTGGCCGTTGATGGCGATGACCTTCTGCGCCACGCCCAGCGGGCTGGCCGACTGGTACGAGACCTCCCAGTCGAAGTAGGCGAACGGGTCccccgccagcgccggctccgggcagagtaggagcagggagaggagGTGGAGGAGCGCCATTGCCGCCGGCTCAGACCTCAGAGTGGAGTGGAGTGCGAACAGAGGAGGAAGACGGGGAAAGAAACGGGGGCGGAAAAGCAGTTTTTTTTTTACTTTACTTTTCTTTTGGGCAAAAAAGCAGGAAGATGTTCGTTCTGCTTTCCCCCGGAACCCGGCCCATCTGCTGTTCGCCAGCCCAACAAAGGACTTTATATATCCTCCGAGGAGGAGGGGCACATGCATGATCTTTTTAGAAAAATTCAAATTGAGTTGGATACagttaaaaaaaaacaaaaaatatatcatGTGTACATATTAGATTGAACTAgcacacatgcccgtgcgttgcaacgggaaagaaAATTGATTTGTCCACCAAAACACCCTTCAGCGCAACCCGGTGGGGCCGGGAATCGCATATCAAGGTATAAAAGAAATAGATATCAAGTTTTAATATATGTTTCtattgtgcatgcatgcgtggatattgaattaatattttttgaatattCAAATGCATTTTTTTGCATCATATGGACTTGGTCCAAACACAAGTATTTCACGTAGAAGGTATTCTCTAAAAAAGACACACACATCTCGTATCGCACTCCAAGCTCATGCAACATCTTCACATATTTAGGCTAGTTGTTCTTTCCATAATTATTATTATCATACTTGTTCTTTTTTATTTTCCACTGCATCATTTCATGATGCTTTAGTTTGTAATGAGGTTGTTCAAACCCTCAACTTGAACCAAAAATTGCATGTATCTTTGATGACATGATGGTTCTCTtagcctcccaatattattagggagctaaaaTAAATTACTCCATTATATGGAAattacccataaacacacttgaaaTTTAAATCCCTTTTGTTTCTAGATATTTTTTAATCCTGGCCTATTCTCCAATTCAAGTGGTGGAGCTTTGATATATGTGAGAGTAGCCACGTGCAAATTTTTGGCTCAATCAGAAATTATTTGAGGGGAATCTGTTCctctatttttcttttctgaaaAATAGAAATCTATTTAGCACTGCGCGGTGGGCCGGCCCTAGTGTGCGCAGCAGCAACAACCTCCCTAATAGCCCAAATAGTGCCAGCCGGCCTAATTGGCCAAACTGGCCGAACCGGCCCAGCTGCAGCCACCCCCGCTAACCTAGGCGCTAGGGGAGAGCGTCTGATCGATCCCCCAGTCACTCCCTCCGTTCGATCCCCATGTCGCCGCCGCGAAGGCACGTCGCCCGCTACAGCAAGCAGCCGCCGCTTCCCCGTCaagctcccttccttcccctcctcctgGGTCGTTTCCGTCTCCTTCTCCTTACATGGCCTCTCTTCCCTTGCGCCCTTATTTTTCTCTGAACCTCTCCTCCGGAGACCGGCGACTCCACCCCTTTCCTTCAATTCCTCTTTCTTTGCCTCGCCACGCCGGCCGACAACATGCGAAGGGAAGCAGTAGCACGGTGATGCAATCGGTTGTGCCACTGCTGCTGCCTTTACTGATTTCCGAGGCTTCTTCCTCTACCGAGTTAATTTCTTTATTTTCTTCGTTCTGAGTAATTTCTTTGTTCCCTTCCGGATTTCAGGCTGCTTGTTGATTCTCTATGTCGTAAGTATCTAAACTGGTCAGATTATATGTGAAAGAGCAAGGTGGGATTATTTTAACCCTAACCAGGCTAGTACAATAGATTGCTACGTATAATGTGTTAACGTACATCCTCCTTTGACGATCCTCTACTACTGGACCAGCGTTGCCGCCTCCATGATCCTCTTCCTGTGCGGCGTCAGAGCCTCCCCGATCCCGATTCATATAGCAAAAATTAGTGTGGCAGATTCGTCATAGTACGGAGGCACACATCTAGACAGCGCATCCTAGGATCAAAGCGGGGTTCTGAGCAGTCAAGGAGGACATGGCGCCTGAGTAGTGCAGGACTAAGGCCCAGTTCTTTCCACACAGGATTCTGCAGAATCAAGATTTTGGAAAATTCTCCTAGAATCTGTTGCCGAGTTCTTTTCTGAGATTGTAGGTTGAGATTCTGAAAAGAGTTGTGTGTTGAAATGTCTGTAGTACCCTTAGACAGAAAATGTTTGATGAATTTATTAACACCTTGTTGTTTCTAACAGTATCTAGTCGAATATGAGTACGAAAGTGATTTCCGAATGTCATAAAAAGTGCTAAATATTACATTTAGAATGGATTTAAAGATTTCTCATTACAAAAGTGGATGAACTAAAAAAAAAGGATAATCTCAAGGTACAAGACTAGCAGCAATCGCCTCGCGTACTGCGTTCATGGTACCATCATCTTCTGGTGGTAGAGCATTGGCACCTGTAAACGGCAATGGAGGTTGCACATATGCATCATTGTCGAACTTGTCAAAATGCTCATCATGTAACTTGCTATCACGAATCCAATTGTGGAGACACATGCATGCAGTGACAATCATCTTTTGGGTCTCCGGTTTGTACCGAGGTATGCCGAACAGGGAGCGGCCGAGCGAAGCGTTAGCTCTCCAGCGCGTGGATGTGGATGAGCTAGTGGCATTTTGGACGTAATTTCTCCATGGGATAGGGGTACACTCATATTTTGAAACGTTTTCAGTGGTGGGACTTGCCAAAATCTCAGGATTCTGGGAAAATCTAGCTTTTTGGGTGCTTTTGGATTGCACTAGGATTCTAGAGAATCCTCTCCAGATTTTGAAAGTCAAAACGAGTTCTTTTGGCTCCAGATTTTCCAGACCGAAATTCTACACAATCTGCTCAAAAAACTGGCCTAAGTTGAGGAGTTGCGGGTACAAGCGATGGATGTGGATGCCGGACGTTGCTGTCGTTGTTGGGCACCGCCGCTGTGACCTTTGGGATTGCATCTCTCTGTGACACCATATTTTCGTCAGTGCCAGAGGCCGCCACCATGGGCGTGTCGTGGTACCTCGGACGGAGAAAGTGGTGTCGACGGTTGGGCGCCACCGCCACGGACGCGGACTGAGTGAGTACTTTCTTGTGAACGTATACGATGCGATTCGTCGGCCCGTACTTCCGGATGACAATACACACATACGTATTGACTGGAGATCCAATACCTCGGACGGAGCAAGTGGTGTCGACTGTTGGGCGTCGCCGCCACGGACGCGGACTGAGCGAATACTTTCTGGTGTGCGTATACGACGCGATTCGTCTGCCTGTAAAAagctagctagatggattcctgggCTAGCTTTTTTTTAGCAACGATTCGTGGGCGGACATGCACGCTCGTAACGTGAACCTTTTTTATAATGGGCTTTTGGTTAGACTGGACTTTTTCTCAACTCTTGGAGTAGGCAGGATGCAGCGGCCGCTATAGTATCGAATAAtcctatttctcaaaaaaaaagtatCGAATAATCCCACCTTGTAGAAAGCATGCAGGAGGCCACGTACGGATGACGCATCACGGACGtaaaccaaagaaaaaaaatataacatAGGACCAATTAAGCGGGACGAAATTAAAAATATCACCTCCCTTTAAtagtagatatagatatagattataTTCCATAACTTATCTATGGAAAAGTTCATTTATATGTGgtctacactactagaaaaagggctatagatgaaatggccactaatggcgcacctgacatgacatgtggtgcgccactactatatagcagtggcgcaccatgtgctggtgcgtcattagtgtggaagacactaatagcgcaccagacacatggtgcgccactagtaacaattttgtttccaaacatactaatgacgcaccggccacatagtgcgccactactatatttttttattcttttttttttgcaaaactactaatggtgcactggaaacagcgcgccattactagtttaaactagtaatggcgcactgtgccacggtgcgccattagtatatatatattttttattattttttgcaaaactactaatggcgcaccaccagcaggtgcggcattagtaaccagggttactaatggcgcatttgtaggtggtgcgccattagtaatctcggaccaactagatattttggacagccacacctacccactcactttccccacttcattctctccacctcctcctccaagcttgtctcggctgcctcctcctcctcacctcatttgcaccatagattcatccaaattacgtggttaaattacctttttttgagaggtaagtaagggggaagctatctttatattgttctccctccaacaacgtgcacatgcactttttatggcctagctagatctatgtatgttcgtggtattgcatatgtttgtggtgttgcatatatgtttgtgtttgtaggtaccatatttgaaatgcgatagttgccaatattttgccggaatattgattcattttcgtttcggcgagaattttggcagtatacattcttttttgtcctatttttagggaaagtcatgccaaaaaaatttttggttctaaaatatcgttttgctctaccccgcaggcaaccatggtccgcacgatgaccgaaggcatcatgaataggtttttgagctccgcgaaggccgagatgcttcaatagAACGAGAagaagataagatgtccatgtcgaagatgcaagctaaagagccttattgtggacccggattccgggcagatgcgggaccacctgctcttgcgtggtttcatggatggctatcggtggcaaggtgatgaagatgactatgaagtcgtccatgggggcgggcaagaaatgaggaagggcagcaagacaaccaccgcggctcgggcgggcgagaagacgaagaatctccaggacatgatcatgacggtgatgttatacacagtcatcatgtagaagatgcaggacatgatgatgaggaagatgccggagcagacgaagggcatgatcatgaagatgaagatgccggcggagcagacgacgatggaccatcgatgggctgggtgcaggaccctcatattcaagagctgcttctcaagcagacggataacgcaagagctgctgcccgagagaaagccaagctggatcaactggagatagacgcggttactccattgtatgaaggatgcaggcccgaggatacccgcttgaaagtaacactcatggctctggagatgaaggtaaaatacAAAATGACAGACGCATGctttgacgagaacatgtcattctggcacgaacgtcttcccaaggggaacaagtgtccgaccagtttcgaggaggcgaagaaaatcgtgtgtcctctggatttatcgcacgtgaaataccatgtgtgcatgaacaattgcatcatttatcgagacgagcacgcggagtctaccatatgtccggtgtgcggtgtcactcgatacaagaagagaaagaaagctcctcgaaaagtggtgtggtactttccgatcactcctcgtctgttgtggtatttcgcggaccctaaggtagcaaagctcctgcgttggcacgcgaatAGGGAggcgaagaagcgagaagatgacgcaaatgatccagagataaataaaaaagacaagatgctgagtcaccctaaggatgggagccagtggcaagcgttgaacttcgaacacccagaattagggaaggatccaag contains:
- the LOC119274870 gene encoding monocopper oxidase-like protein SKS1 is translated as MALLHLLSLLLLCPEPALAGDPFAYFDWEVSYQSASPLGVAQKVIAINGQFPGPPLNVTTNWNVVVNVHNALDEPLLLTWHGLQHRKNSWQDGVAGTNCPIPAGWNWTYRFQVKDLVGSFFYSPSAAPLHRAAGGYGGIVVNNRDVIPIPFPFPDGGDLTLFIGDWYVRSHKDLRRSLDSGAPLGPPDGVLVNGLGPYRYNDSIVPPAITYERINVEPGRTYRLRVHNVGVSTSLNFRIQGHSLLLVETEGSYTSQQNYSNMDIHVGQSYSFLVTMDQNASTDYYVVASARFVADPGAVNKLTGVAILHYSNSQGPASGPLPPPPDDQYDTAFSINQARSIRWNVTASGARPNPQGSFHYGDITVTDVYLLQSRPPELIDGQLRSTINGVRLII